One window from the genome of Chloroherpetonaceae bacterium encodes:
- a CDS encoding TRC40/GET3/ArsA family transport-energizing ATPase, with product MLTRELPTPDTKIPRIIIYSGKGGTGKTTISSATATALAKEGKRVLILSSDPAHSLSDVFDFKIGRQEPLKIAENLYGLEIDTIYELKKHMSGFQKFVADSYLKRGVDSGVASELTTQPGLDEIFSLSRLVDEAHSGKWDAIILDTSPTGNTLRLLAYPEIIIGGNMGKQFFKLYKNMASLQRSLGGQNSPDPEFFDEVNLLMKQMEDINKFILRPEVTFRLVLNPEKLSILETKRAYTFVHLYGINIDCIVANKVLPTSNTVGDYFEFWSDLHRKYLLEIDNSFYPTPIFRCELQRTEPIGVEELARVSKMVFRDQSPDSIFHAGKNFWIESKKDNVAELNRELLCINIPFLGDADEVSVKRMGTDISVTVDRIQRLITLPRVLYTLEMEKFIREKNTLKVLFKEIPREKEDENAERSATLSKLRASRQMRA from the coding sequence ATGCTCACACGCGAGCTACCGACCCCTGATACAAAAATTCCACGCATCATTATTTATTCCGGTAAGGGGGGAACTGGTAAAACTACCATCTCATCAGCCACTGCAACCGCGCTTGCTAAAGAAGGTAAGCGCGTTTTGATTCTTTCCTCAGATCCCGCGCATTCTCTTTCTGATGTTTTCGATTTTAAGATTGGGCGGCAAGAGCCACTCAAAATTGCCGAGAATTTATACGGACTTGAGATCGATACGATATATGAACTGAAAAAGCACATGTCCGGCTTTCAGAAGTTCGTTGCAGATTCCTACTTAAAGCGAGGCGTCGATTCAGGCGTTGCCTCTGAACTCACCACACAGCCCGGGCTTGATGAAATCTTTTCGCTTTCAAGGCTTGTTGATGAAGCACATTCAGGCAAGTGGGATGCGATTATTCTTGATACTTCACCCACCGGAAATACGCTGCGGCTTTTAGCCTATCCGGAGATTATCATCGGTGGAAATATGGGCAAGCAGTTTTTTAAGTTGTATAAAAATATGGCGTCGCTTCAACGCTCGCTTGGTGGGCAGAATTCACCTGACCCGGAATTTTTTGATGAGGTGAATCTTCTGATGAAGCAAATGGAAGACATTAATAAATTTATTCTTCGCCCAGAAGTCACTTTCCGATTGGTTTTGAATCCCGAAAAGCTCTCGATACTTGAAACTAAACGAGCCTATACCTTTGTGCATCTTTACGGCATCAATATTGATTGCATTGTGGCCAATAAAGTATTGCCTACTTCGAACACTGTTGGAGATTATTTCGAATTTTGGTCAGACTTGCACCGGAAGTATTTGCTTGAAATCGATAATTCATTTTACCCTACGCCAATTTTCCGATGTGAATTGCAACGCACTGAGCCGATTGGGGTTGAAGAATTGGCGCGGGTGAGCAAAATGGTGTTTCGTGACCAATCGCCTGACTCTATCTTCCACGCAGGAAAAAATTTCTGGATTGAAAGTAAGAAGGATAATGTTGCTGAATTGAATCGCGAACTTCTTTGCATCAATATTCCATTTCTTGGCGATGCCGATGAAGTCAGCGTGAAACGAATGGGAACTGATATTTCTGTGACCGTCGATCGAATTCAACGCTTAATTACTTTGCCTCGAGTGCTTTATACCCTTGAAATGGAAAAATTCATTCGTGAAAAGAACACCTTAAAGGTTCTCTTTAAGGAAATCCCACGTGAAAAAGAAGATGAAAATGCGGAGCGAAGTGCCACACTTTCTAAACTCAGAGCCTCGCGGCAAATGCGAGCTTAG
- a CDS encoding 4Fe-4S binding protein, with amino-acid sequence MQYQDPNAGAPIRTKIPIRQADKLPQLVAPGEKTPSNTNTLSASELNSIGESSSASKSKRRKIVSKRLVIQLTFIFVHVALIKFAIPNILWAVLGLAFWGGLVYAASRSGRWVCASFCWLGGIQDLFYGFAKKRVSFNPKISQYITLFFLIVWVPLAWFFHSSAITDMSESPINNPITDLSLSFTSPEMLLMQFGHFAVLFLVGLSVAVFGARGACHYFCPFGIAVGYFKNQRLVQLNLKK; translated from the coding sequence ATGCAGTATCAAGATCCAAATGCGGGAGCCCCCATTCGAACGAAAATCCCGATTAGACAAGCGGATAAATTACCGCAACTTGTTGCGCCGGGAGAAAAGACTCCTTCAAATACAAACACGCTTTCAGCGAGCGAATTGAATTCAATAGGAGAGAGTTCTTCCGCCTCAAAATCAAAGCGAAGGAAAATTGTTTCCAAACGATTGGTTATTCAACTCACGTTTATTTTTGTGCATGTTGCGCTTATCAAATTTGCGATTCCCAATATATTATGGGCTGTGTTAGGACTCGCTTTTTGGGGAGGTCTTGTTTACGCGGCATCGCGCTCCGGACGTTGGGTATGCGCGTCATTTTGTTGGCTTGGCGGAATTCAAGATCTCTTTTATGGATTCGCCAAAAAGCGGGTCAGTTTCAATCCAAAAATTTCTCAATACATTACGCTCTTCTTTCTTATAGTTTGGGTTCCTCTTGCGTGGTTTTTTCATTCCTCTGCCATCACCGATATGAGTGAAAGCCCGATTAACAACCCAATCACCGATTTATCCTTGAGCTTTACCTCACCGGAAATGCTTCTCATGCAGTTTGGACATTTCGCGGTGCTATTCCTCGTAGGGCTTTCTGTGGCTGTCTTTGGCGCACGCGGCGCTTGTCACTACTTCTGCCCTTTCGGGATTGCCGTGGGATACTTTAAAAATCAACGATTGGTTCAACTAAACTTAAAAAAATAA